A genomic window from Silene latifolia isolate original U9 population chromosome Y, ASM4854445v1, whole genome shotgun sequence includes:
- the LOC141633075 gene encoding uncharacterized protein LOC141633075 isoform X1, which yields MVFDEQKVTKLARERDDRVTEELLCLGQGPMKTVVTYEGYVINGFRFHTKRRQRSRKTQNSGVIVKGDVESGEKDFYGVLDEVIILEYGALKNRTSPSIVLFKCRWFDVYDEGRRIRKDKFGAVLVNVTRMLKTNEPFALASQIEQVFYVAAHNQPQWRYVIKTNPRNYFDFPNDEDIEVNESLWNHVAVETLNHRDNDVLELVDSEISLVRNDVEANLVVAEDITGDGFIIDDEVEEDEEEDEELSDMDSDSSSSLPELDDSLEDANYKSDSSEE from the coding sequence ATGGTTTTCGATGAACAAAAGGTAACAAAGCTCGCCAGAGAACGAGATGATAGAGTCACTGAAGAGTTACTATGTTTAGGGCAGGGGCCAATGAAAACTGTGGTCACATATGAAGGTTATGTCATCAATGGCTTTAGGTTTCACACTAAGAGACGTCAAAGAAGTCGAAAAACCCAAAATAGCGGCGTCATTGTCAAGGGGGACGTGGAAAGTGGAGAAAAAGATTTCTATGGGGTTTTAGACGAGGTTATTATATTGGAGTACGGGGCCTTAAAAAACCGAACAAGCCCTTCGATTGTGTTGTTTAAATGCAGGTGGTTTGATGTATACGATGAGGGAAGAAGAATTAGAAAGGATAAGTTTGGGGCCGTACTCGTCAATGTTACCCGTATGCTGAAAACAAATGAGCCATTTGCCTTAGCTTCTCAAATTGAGCAAGTTTTCTATGTGGCTGCTCACAATCAACCACAATGGAGATATGTTATAAAGACGAATCCGCGCAACTACTTTGATTTTCCAAACGATGAAGATATTGAAGTTAATGAGTCATTATGGAATCATGTGGCCGTAGAGACTCTGAACCATAGAGATAATGATGTACTAGAGTTGGTTGATAGTGAAATTTCCTTGGTTAGAAATGATGTTGAAGCAAATCTAGTGGTTGCGGAGGATATAACTGGAGATGGTTTTATCATTGATGATgaagtagaagaggatgaagaagaGGATGAGGAGTTATCAGACATGGATTCAGATTCTAGCTCTAGCTTACCAGAGCTTGACGATAGTCTGGAAGATGCCAACTATAAGAGTGATAGTTCTGAAGAATAA
- the LOC141633075 gene encoding uncharacterized protein LOC141633075 isoform X2, with protein sequence MKTVVTYEGYVINGFRFHTKRRQRSRKTQNSGVIVKGDVESGEKDFYGVLDEVIILEYGALKNRTSPSIVLFKCRWFDVYDEGRRIRKDKFGAVLVNVTRMLKTNEPFALASQIEQVFYVAAHNQPQWRYVIKTNPRNYFDFPNDEDIEVNESLWNHVAVETLNHRDNDVLELVDSEISLVRNDVEANLVVAEDITGDGFIIDDEVEEDEEEDEELSDMDSDSSSSLPELDDSLEDANYKSDSSEE encoded by the coding sequence ATGAAAACTGTGGTCACATATGAAGGTTATGTCATCAATGGCTTTAGGTTTCACACTAAGAGACGTCAAAGAAGTCGAAAAACCCAAAATAGCGGCGTCATTGTCAAGGGGGACGTGGAAAGTGGAGAAAAAGATTTCTATGGGGTTTTAGACGAGGTTATTATATTGGAGTACGGGGCCTTAAAAAACCGAACAAGCCCTTCGATTGTGTTGTTTAAATGCAGGTGGTTTGATGTATACGATGAGGGAAGAAGAATTAGAAAGGATAAGTTTGGGGCCGTACTCGTCAATGTTACCCGTATGCTGAAAACAAATGAGCCATTTGCCTTAGCTTCTCAAATTGAGCAAGTTTTCTATGTGGCTGCTCACAATCAACCACAATGGAGATATGTTATAAAGACGAATCCGCGCAACTACTTTGATTTTCCAAACGATGAAGATATTGAAGTTAATGAGTCATTATGGAATCATGTGGCCGTAGAGACTCTGAACCATAGAGATAATGATGTACTAGAGTTGGTTGATAGTGAAATTTCCTTGGTTAGAAATGATGTTGAAGCAAATCTAGTGGTTGCGGAGGATATAACTGGAGATGGTTTTATCATTGATGATgaagtagaagaggatgaagaagaGGATGAGGAGTTATCAGACATGGATTCAGATTCTAGCTCTAGCTTACCAGAGCTTGACGATAGTCTGGAAGATGCCAACTATAAGAGTGATAGTTCTGAAGAATAA
- the LOC141633075 gene encoding uncharacterized protein LOC141633075 isoform X3 codes for MNPEKKDQLYSKIMAKYNLPEKVDGQPVIDSLSFQCSTLYRQWRYRLKENHFRGKKLAQAKDSRPLTLDKDEWDWLVFEYWGSDKQKKRSKTNTDNKMKQLDVPANGSRSTARIFYDMINEPSSIPTQDLEGESESLDTQQEPLYIRLFEKTKKHKSTDENNPWGPSGFGPNHEKHFEELKRLHEAEIEKCGEDTLNVKDAYMKVLNHKSGYVEHDRQRKVEAKESLMK; via the exons ATGAATCCGGAAAAGAAAGACCAACTGTATTCCAAAATTATG GCAAAGTACAACTTACCTGAAAAAGTTGATGGTCAGCCTGTGATTGATTCTTTGAGCTTCCAATGCTCAACTTTATATAGACAATGGCGATATCGTCTCAAAGAAAATCACTTTAGAGGCAAAAAATTAGCACAAGCAAAAGATAGTAGACCATTGACACTAGATAAAGATGAATGGGATTGGTTAGTTTTCGAATATTGGGGTAGTGATAAGCAAAAG AAAAGAAGCAAGACGAACACTGACAATAAAATGAAGCAATTAGACGTACCAGCCAATGGTTCAAGGTCCACAGCAAGAATTTTCTATGACATG ATTAATGAGCCATCTAGTATTCCAACTCAAGATCTTGAAGGGGAATCTGAGTCCCTTGATACACAACAAGAACCTTTGTATATTAGATTATTTGAGAAGACTAAGAA GCATAAAAGCACTGATGAAAATAATCCTTGGGGACCAAGTGGTTTTGGACCAAATCATGAGAAGCATTTTGAAGAATTGAAAAGGCTACATGAAGCTGAAATTGAGAAGTGTGGTGAGGATACACTTAATGTGAAAGATGCCTATATGAAGGTTTTAAATCATAAATCTGGCTATGTGGAGCACGACCGCCAAAGAAAGGTGGAGGCGAAGGAGTCATTAATGAAGTAA